In the genome of Saprospira sp. CCB-QB6, one region contains:
- the atpD gene encoding F0F1 ATP synthase subunit beta, which produces MAQNTGYIKQIIGPVVDVSFSAKEAKLPEILSALEVTRPNGDKIVLECQKHLGEDSVRTIAMDSTEGLTRGMAVVDTGSMITMPVGDEIKGRLFNVVGEPIDGLGELPNAERRAIHNKPPRYEDLSTSQEILYTGIKVIDLIAPYLKGGKIGLFGGAGVGKTVLIQELINNIAKKHKGLSVFAGVGERTREGNDLMREMIEANIVRYGEGFKHSMEEGGWDLSAVKHDELAESQATFIFGQMNEPPGARARVALSGLTVAEYFRDGDPNEAKGRDILFFIDNIFRFTQAGAEVSALLGRMPSAVGYQPTLATEMGLMQERITSTKRGSITSVQAVYVPADDLTDPAPATTFAHLDATTVLSRKLASLGIYPAVDPLDSTSKILSPDIVGDEHYTCAQRVINILQRYKELQDIIAILGMEELSEEDKLVVHRARRVQRFLSQPFHVAEQFTGLQGVLVDIKDTIKGFNMIIDGEVDKYPEAAFNLVGSIEQAMEKGEKLLSEA; this is translated from the coding sequence ATGGCACAAAATACTGGATACATCAAGCAGATCATTGGACCTGTAGTCGATGTAAGCTTTTCAGCCAAAGAGGCTAAACTTCCCGAAATTCTTAGCGCCCTTGAGGTGACTCGCCCCAATGGAGATAAAATTGTTCTCGAATGTCAAAAGCACCTTGGTGAAGATAGCGTCCGTACGATTGCTATGGACAGTACCGAGGGCCTTACTCGTGGCATGGCTGTAGTTGATACAGGAAGTATGATCACGATGCCTGTAGGTGACGAGATCAAAGGTCGTTTGTTTAATGTAGTAGGGGAGCCTATCGATGGTTTGGGTGAATTGCCCAATGCTGAGCGTCGCGCTATCCACAATAAACCTCCTCGTTATGAGGACTTGAGTACTTCTCAAGAGATCCTTTACACAGGTATCAAAGTTATCGACTTGATCGCTCCTTACCTCAAAGGGGGTAAAATTGGTCTTTTCGGTGGTGCAGGTGTAGGTAAAACCGTACTTATTCAGGAATTGATTAACAACATCGCCAAGAAGCATAAAGGACTCTCCGTTTTTGCTGGTGTAGGTGAGCGTACTCGTGAAGGAAATGACCTTATGCGTGAGATGATTGAAGCTAATATCGTTCGTTATGGCGAAGGCTTTAAGCACTCTATGGAAGAAGGTGGATGGGACCTCAGCGCTGTAAAGCATGACGAGCTAGCTGAATCTCAAGCTACCTTTATCTTCGGTCAGATGAACGAACCTCCCGGTGCCCGTGCCCGTGTAGCTCTTTCTGGTCTTACTGTTGCCGAGTACTTCCGCGATGGTGATCCCAATGAAGCTAAAGGTCGTGATATCCTCTTCTTTATCGATAACATCTTCCGCTTTACGCAAGCCGGTGCCGAGGTATCAGCCCTTTTGGGACGTATGCCTTCTGCAGTAGGTTATCAGCCTACGCTCGCTACCGAGATGGGTTTGATGCAAGAGCGTATTACTTCAACTAAGCGTGGTTCAATTACTTCTGTACAGGCCGTTTACGTACCTGCGGATGACTTGACTGACCCCGCTCCCGCAACTACTTTTGCTCACTTGGATGCCACCACGGTACTTAGCCGTAAATTGGCCTCTTTGGGGATCTATCCTGCGGTAGATCCTTTGGATTCAACTTCTAAGATTTTGTCTCCCGATATCGTAGGCGATGAGCACTATACTTGCGCCCAACGTGTAATCAACATTCTTCAGCGCTACAAAGAATTGCAAGATATTATTGCGATCTTGGGTATGGAAGAATTGTCTGAAGAAGATAAATTGGTCGTACACCGCGCCCGCCGTGTACAACGCTTCTTGTCTCAGCCTTTCCACGTAGCCGAGCAGTTTACAGGTCTCCAAGGGGTACTTGTAGACATCAAGGATACGATCAAAGGATTTAATATGATCATTGATGGAGAAGTAGACAAATATCCCGAAGCTGCCTTTAACCTTGTAGGTAGCATCGAGCAAGCTATGGAGAAAGGTGAAAAACTCCTCAGCGAAGCTTAA
- the atpC gene encoding ATP synthase F1 subunit epsilon has product MELIVLTPDKKVFEGKISSITVPGVDGEFEVLENHAAIVASLQAGDVSFLAQEGGKQELAIQSGFIEVLDNKVSLLVQE; this is encoded by the coding sequence ATGGAACTCATTGTATTGACGCCAGATAAGAAAGTTTTTGAAGGCAAAATCAGCAGCATTACGGTGCCTGGTGTAGATGGAGAATTTGAGGTGCTAGAAAATCACGCCGCTATTGTGGCCTCTTTGCAGGCAGGCGATGTGAGCTTTTTGGCCCAAGAAGGGGGTAAGCAAGAACTCGCTATCCAAAGCGGATTTATCGAGGTGCTCGATAATAAGGTTTCTCTGCTCGTTCAAGAGTAG
- a CDS encoding cytochrome d ubiquinol oxidase subunit II, with protein MFMYIVVLTFLLLSLVLYALLGGADFGAGVIQLLSTTPKAEKVIGRAIGPIWEANHMWLVIAVVISFMGFPAIFKVISTALHIPVFILLLGIIFRGTAYAFKHYDAIKDEKSQLMYHRVFVWGSLVSSLFIGITFGAMSLGKIDPNPSDFYMGYIAPWFNFFSISVGFLATALFAFLAAVYLIGENEDPEVKEFFIQKAWKWLLAAVGLGPIVFIAAYVDGLPLFNELISSPLSIVAVVVAAAALPFLFKAVRQGKVLLARLMAGAQTILILGAWLLVHYPHAIMLSNGGSLDLYDSRAPDATLAVLGWALMLGSLFILPALGYLYVVFKGHGPEESI; from the coding sequence ATGTTTATGTATATTGTTGTGCTGACTTTTCTGCTCCTTTCTTTGGTCCTTTACGCCCTTTTGGGCGGGGCCGATTTTGGCGCAGGCGTAATTCAGCTTTTATCTACTACCCCCAAGGCCGAAAAAGTAATTGGCCGAGCTATTGGCCCCATCTGGGAGGCCAACCACATGTGGCTGGTGATTGCTGTGGTGATTAGCTTTATGGGCTTTCCCGCCATTTTTAAAGTGATCTCTACCGCCCTACATATTCCTGTGTTTATCCTGCTGCTGGGCATTATTTTCCGCGGAACAGCCTATGCCTTTAAACACTATGATGCCATCAAGGACGAAAAAAGCCAGTTGATGTATCATCGGGTGTTTGTTTGGGGAAGCCTTGTTTCTTCTCTCTTTATAGGAATTACCTTTGGCGCTATGAGCCTAGGCAAAATTGACCCCAATCCCAGCGATTTTTATATGGGCTATATTGCCCCTTGGTTCAATTTCTTTTCTATTAGTGTAGGCTTTTTGGCTACTGCTCTTTTTGCCTTTTTAGCCGCTGTTTATCTCATCGGCGAAAATGAAGACCCCGAGGTCAAGGAGTTTTTTATTCAAAAAGCTTGGAAATGGCTGTTGGCAGCCGTTGGCCTTGGCCCTATTGTTTTTATTGCCGCCTATGTAGATGGTCTCCCTCTCTTCAATGAGTTGATTAGCAGCCCGCTCAGTATTGTAGCGGTTGTTGTGGCCGCCGCGGCCCTCCCCTTTCTGTTTAAGGCGGTCCGCCAAGGAAAAGTCCTGCTTGCTCGCCTAATGGCTGGCGCTCAAACGATTCTCATTCTTGGCGCTTGGTTGCTCGTACATTATCCGCATGCCATTATGCTCAGCAATGGGGGCAGCCTAGACCTCTACGATAGCCGCGCTCCCGATGCCACCTTAGCCGTGCTCGGCTGGGCCCTGATGCTCGGCTCGCTCTTTATCCTCCCCGCTCTAGGCTATCTTTATGTGGTCTTCAAAGGCCATGGCCCCGAAGAAAGTATCTAA
- a CDS encoding CHAT domain-containing protein has translation MPLVRFLLLLGCLGCLLPFGQAQNTGSKARALEYVEKAKSLYAEAQYEASVQEFQFAAAIYRRLKDVEGYGRCYNGVGNNYIELTRYQEADNEFKRGLALFDDLARSDSSLQVDSLIIADGYEGLGRYRMNAEVDFWKALAWHQKALAIRLKWNAPREDLAQSYYFIGRCYGQLNKQSQEDSSSLLDPLSMEADYLDQALNSLAKESYLTADIYEALGEHYYYRKQDFPKGFDYHQKALAIRQKLFGEEHPKIASSYLQLAVYYRLTNRFEEEEGALEKALKIQLKTLNKVHKDIGRSYYLLGHRNFYSGDYDQALNYYERSLRIYLELVGGKSVEVAELYKAIAKAQRGLGNSREEYIHLKKSLGLEREIYGPEHPNLGYVYIELGEYFKAKAKPDSLLFYYQKAAKLWEQQLTENDYRLAQAYDRLAEAYRFIRDAKQEYYYLNEALKKKISIRDGGELSKANYSDFGREQEVAILFDSSEEEEDNEVIGGSLFDSYLNLASFYERKRDYKLALIYVQNALTAVCKELSEDKVDIYQNPELSCLMHNIDWLPALAQKGHLLLELHRATKAPKEIQAAEATYALALNLVDSLRLNFSSDGSKQQLTKRSISVYEGAIEVAHLRYQQTKNPSYLYQAFEIMERSKSFVLLQALQGVAARSFSDLPSELLIQEESLRRKLAYYSDYRHRNMNRAEEFDEAYFQSRKSYDSLVQYIEQNYPKYYQLKYESPTVSLPELQKEILGSKDLLLEYFIGDRYLYVFRITKDFPSFYQLPLPQDFDQNLQDLRHALTDYQMIGKDHKKAYENYVLSAHAFYKSYVMPFIQGSSEQLDRLIVIPDGALSYIPFEVLLEEPADLNKVDYKNLAYLIRRYQLNYSYSASLLVQNIRAKRLENNRQCLGFAPAYPLGDPLIGEHTELPWAEEELKAIQSHFSGQYFMKQEADKEHFYEYASNYGLIHLAMHGVVDIRHPHKSLLLFARDSGEVDNLDAGRLYAYEIHNLDLKADLVVLSACETGFGKVVRGEGVLSLARAFMYAGVPSVVTTLWKVNDYTSAALMARFYENLADGMSKPAALQKAKLDYLEQSDHISGHPAFWGSFISIGNPAPLDYGWSWSSILLLLLGLSLALGATGFFLYRRHQIKPISWLSSLIERWQKWRS, from the coding sequence ATGCCCTTAGTTCGTTTTCTACTACTATTAGGCTGTTTGGGCTGTTTGCTGCCTTTTGGGCAGGCCCAAAATACAGGCTCCAAAGCAAGAGCCCTCGAATATGTTGAAAAAGCCAAAAGCCTTTATGCCGAAGCCCAATATGAGGCCTCGGTACAAGAGTTTCAGTTTGCCGCCGCTATTTATCGCCGCCTCAAAGATGTGGAGGGCTATGGCCGTTGTTACAATGGGGTGGGCAATAATTATATAGAATTGACCCGCTACCAAGAGGCCGATAATGAGTTTAAGCGGGGCTTGGCCCTCTTTGATGATTTGGCCCGCTCGGATAGCAGTTTACAGGTCGATAGCCTTATCATTGCCGATGGTTATGAGGGCTTGGGCCGCTACCGTATGAATGCCGAAGTAGACTTTTGGAAGGCCCTAGCTTGGCACCAAAAAGCCCTAGCCATTCGCCTAAAATGGAATGCGCCCAGAGAAGACCTGGCCCAAAGCTATTATTTTATTGGTCGCTGTTATGGCCAACTGAATAAACAGAGCCAGGAAGATAGCAGCAGCTTGCTCGATCCTTTGAGTATGGAGGCTGATTATCTGGACCAAGCGCTCAACTCCTTGGCCAAGGAAAGCTACCTGACCGCAGATATTTATGAGGCTTTAGGCGAGCATTATTATTATCGGAAACAAGATTTTCCCAAAGGCTTTGATTACCACCAAAAGGCCTTGGCAATTCGGCAAAAGTTATTTGGCGAAGAACATCCCAAAATTGCTTCCTCCTATTTGCAGTTGGCCGTTTACTATCGGTTAACCAACCGTTTTGAGGAGGAAGAAGGGGCCTTAGAAAAAGCCCTGAAGATTCAGCTCAAAACCCTAAATAAGGTTCATAAAGATATTGGCCGTAGCTATTATCTCTTGGGGCATCGCAACTTTTATAGTGGAGATTATGATCAGGCGCTCAATTATTATGAGCGCAGTTTGCGCATTTATTTGGAGCTAGTAGGGGGGAAATCCGTAGAGGTGGCCGAACTCTATAAAGCCATTGCCAAAGCCCAAAGGGGATTGGGCAATAGCCGAGAGGAATATATTCATCTGAAAAAATCTTTGGGTTTAGAACGAGAAATTTATGGGCCCGAACACCCAAATTTGGGCTATGTTTATATAGAGTTGGGAGAGTATTTTAAGGCTAAGGCTAAGCCCGATTCTCTGCTCTTCTATTACCAAAAAGCGGCTAAGCTCTGGGAGCAACAACTCACAGAAAATGATTATCGCTTGGCTCAAGCTTATGACCGTTTAGCGGAAGCCTATCGCTTTATTCGAGATGCTAAACAAGAGTACTATTATCTTAATGAAGCCCTGAAAAAGAAAATTAGCATTCGAGATGGAGGGGAGCTGAGCAAGGCCAATTATAGTGATTTTGGACGAGAGCAAGAGGTGGCCATCTTATTTGATAGTTCAGAAGAGGAAGAAGATAATGAAGTAATTGGGGGGAGTCTTTTTGATAGTTACCTCAATTTAGCTTCTTTCTATGAGCGCAAAAGAGATTATAAACTGGCCCTGATTTATGTGCAAAATGCCCTAACAGCAGTCTGTAAGGAACTGTCAGAAGATAAGGTAGACATTTATCAGAATCCAGAGCTAAGCTGCCTAATGCACAATATTGACTGGCTACCCGCTCTGGCCCAAAAAGGCCATCTTCTGTTAGAATTACACCGAGCTACCAAGGCCCCAAAAGAAATTCAGGCCGCAGAGGCTACCTATGCTTTGGCCCTGAATTTAGTGGATAGCCTCCGCCTCAATTTCTCTTCGGATGGCTCTAAACAACAACTGACCAAACGCTCTATTTCAGTCTATGAAGGAGCTATTGAAGTAGCCCATCTACGCTACCAACAAACCAAAAACCCCTCTTATCTCTATCAGGCCTTTGAAATTATGGAGCGGAGCAAAAGCTTTGTGCTTTTGCAAGCCCTACAAGGGGTGGCGGCCCGCTCTTTTAGTGATTTGCCCAGCGAACTGCTAATTCAAGAAGAAAGCCTGCGCCGAAAACTCGCCTATTATTCAGATTATCGCCATCGAAATATGAATCGGGCCGAGGAGTTTGATGAGGCTTATTTCCAAAGCCGAAAGTCTTACGATTCTTTGGTCCAATATATTGAACAAAATTATCCCAAATACTATCAACTCAAATATGAGAGCCCAACGGTAAGTTTGCCCGAATTGCAAAAGGAGATTCTCGGTTCAAAAGACTTACTCTTAGAGTATTTTATTGGCGATCGCTATCTCTATGTCTTCAGAATTACTAAGGATTTCCCCAGCTTTTACCAATTACCCCTGCCACAGGATTTTGACCAAAACCTCCAAGATCTTCGCCATGCCCTAACCGATTACCAAATGATTGGTAAGGACCACAAAAAGGCGTATGAAAATTATGTGCTCTCAGCTCATGCCTTCTATAAAAGCTATGTGATGCCTTTTATTCAAGGGAGTAGCGAGCAATTGGATCGACTTATTGTGATTCCCGATGGCGCTCTCAGCTATATTCCCTTTGAGGTTTTACTCGAAGAGCCTGCGGATTTGAATAAGGTGGACTATAAGAACTTGGCTTACCTTATCCGCCGCTATCAATTGAATTATTCCTACTCTGCTAGCCTGCTGGTCCAAAATATCCGAGCGAAACGCCTAGAAAATAACCGCCAATGCTTAGGCTTTGCCCCCGCTTACCCCCTAGGCGATCCCCTGATTGGAGAACATACGGAACTGCCCTGGGCAGAGGAAGAACTCAAGGCGATCCAATCGCATTTTAGCGGACAATATTTTATGAAACAGGAGGCCGATAAGGAGCATTTTTATGAATACGCTTCTAATTATGGCCTGATCCATTTGGCCATGCACGGTGTGGTCGATATTCGCCACCCCCACAAATCCCTCTTGCTTTTTGCTCGAGATTCTGGAGAAGTAGACAATTTAGATGCTGGCCGCCTTTATGCTTATGAGATTCACAATCTAGACCTCAAAGCGGATTTGGTGGTGCTTTCAGCCTGCGAAACGGGCTTTGGTAAGGTGGTCCGCGGCGAGGGGGTGCTCAGCCTGGCCCGCGCCTTTATGTATGCTGGCGTGCCCTCGGTGGTGACTACCCTCTGGAAGGTGAACGATTATACGAGTGCCGCCCTGATGGCTCGATTTTATGAAAATTTAGCCGATGGAATGAGTAAACCCGCCGCCCTACAAAAAGCTAAATTGGATTATCTGGAGCAGTCCGATCACATTTCTGGACATCCCGCTTTTTGGGGCTCTTTTATCAGCATTGGCAATCCCGCCCCCCTAGATTATGGTTGGTCTTGGTCCAGCATTCTGCTGCTCCTACTCGGACTGAGTCTCGCCCTTGGCGCTACGGGATTCTTCCTCTATCGCCGCCACCAAATAAAGCCCATTTCTTGGCTCTCTAGCCTGATTGAGCGCTGGCAAAAATGGCGCAGCTAA
- a CDS encoding cytochrome ubiquinol oxidase subunit I, whose translation MGDLLAARLQMAFSLGFHIIFACVGMAMPFLMAIAHWRYIKTGDAVYKDLSKAWSKGVAIFFATGAVSGTVLSFELGLLWPEFMEHAGPIFGMPFSLEGTAFFIEAIALGLFLYGWGKIPKWIHWSSGLVVGISGVASGILVVAANAWMNSPAGFDYDPVSNTYSNIDPIAAMFNPAWFTQALHMILAAFTATGFAVAGVHAFLLIRKPANRFHQQAMRIALLVGGIAAFLQPISGDLSAKDVAVRQPAKLAAMEAHFHTEEYAGLLIGGIPNEETGEVHYGIKIPGLLSFLAHGDFKQEVVGLDQIPKDEQPPIAVTHFAFQIMVGAGTFLMMVALLYFFAQRFRPRWLGHKNFLWLIALSTPLGMLAVEAGWTVTEVGRQPWIIHGIMRTKEAVTPMPGIQYSFYTVVVVYTLLAVLVSWLMKRQVQTLAQNYDSMDEEIDLNQKRVHTKTEAID comes from the coding sequence ATGGGAGACCTACTTGCAGCCCGTCTACAGATGGCTTTTTCTTTGGGGTTTCACATCATCTTTGCCTGTGTGGGCATGGCCATGCCCTTTTTGATGGCTATTGCGCATTGGCGCTATATTAAAACTGGAGATGCTGTGTATAAGGACCTCAGTAAAGCTTGGTCGAAAGGGGTGGCCATCTTTTTTGCCACTGGTGCGGTTTCGGGCACCGTTTTATCATTTGAGTTGGGCCTTTTGTGGCCCGAATTCATGGAGCATGCCGGACCTATCTTCGGCATGCCCTTTTCTTTAGAGGGTACCGCCTTTTTTATTGAGGCGATTGCTCTTGGCCTTTTTCTTTATGGTTGGGGGAAAATCCCCAAATGGATTCACTGGAGCTCTGGCCTTGTGGTCGGTATTTCGGGGGTGGCTTCGGGGATTTTGGTCGTTGCGGCCAATGCTTGGATGAATAGCCCCGCAGGTTTCGATTATGATCCTGTCAGTAATACTTACAGTAATATTGACCCCATTGCCGCTATGTTTAATCCCGCCTGGTTTACCCAAGCCCTACACATGATTTTAGCCGCATTTACAGCTACGGGCTTTGCCGTGGCGGGGGTGCATGCCTTTTTACTGATCCGTAAACCCGCCAATCGATTTCACCAACAAGCGATGCGCATTGCCCTGCTGGTGGGTGGAATTGCCGCCTTTCTACAACCTATTAGCGGTGATCTTTCAGCTAAGGATGTGGCGGTCCGCCAACCCGCTAAATTAGCCGCTATGGAGGCCCACTTTCATACAGAAGAGTATGCCGGCCTATTGATTGGTGGGATACCTAATGAGGAAACTGGCGAGGTACATTATGGCATCAAAATCCCTGGCCTATTGAGCTTTTTGGCTCATGGCGACTTTAAACAGGAGGTGGTAGGCCTAGACCAAATTCCCAAAGATGAACAGCCTCCCATAGCCGTTACCCATTTTGCTTTCCAAATTATGGTGGGCGCAGGGACCTTCCTCATGATGGTGGCCTTACTCTATTTCTTTGCCCAACGCTTTCGCCCCCGCTGGCTGGGACACAAAAACTTCCTTTGGCTAATTGCCCTATCTACTCCCCTAGGCATGCTGGCCGTAGAGGCGGGTTGGACAGTTACCGAGGTAGGCCGCCAACCCTGGATTATCCACGGGATTATGCGCACTAAAGAGGCGGTTACGCCCATGCCTGGCATCCAATATTCTTTCTATACGGTGGTCGTTGTTTATACGCTTTTGGCCGTTTTAGTGAGCTGGCTGATGAAACGACAGGTCCAAACCCTAGCCCAAAACTATGATAGTATGGATGAGGAGATTGACCTCAACCAAAAACGAGTGCATACCAAAACAGAAGCTATCGACTAA